From Scleropages formosus chromosome 9, fSclFor1.1, whole genome shotgun sequence, one genomic window encodes:
- the ell gene encoding RNA polymerase II elongation factor ELL isoform X2 has translation MAALKEEQCYGLSCGRVSNGSNVSVFHVKLTDSALKAFESYQGSKSLSVQPSIRFTGNQGKITIPRPESPHDLQTFTFYLSNVGRDNPQGSFDCIQQYFSSDGRIQLDCLGGIQDKITVCATDDSYQKARQSMAQVEEETRSRGAIVIKPGGRYVGKKVQIRKPAPGLSDIAPSRRSSRPVIISSTMKKGGATAAQQRPLRERLVHLLALKPYKKPELILRLQKDGLSPQDKDTLDSLLQQVANLNGRDNTFTLKDSVFKEVQKDWPGYTEGDQQLLKRILVRKLCQSQTAQSIPGENPVSPGKEVSNSSPSQKRPAPEFIDPLANKKPRISHLAIKTAGPINGKLSSSNGKEVGGVQLSAGESTTSSSQLPVLEIPRPFDPLSDVSNDSSHNGRDCEGQEVAVTDRLCQPPIPPPPSLSSSSPRPGPLDLAGPSEEVVAGTLHGKSKKKSKKHKDKERSREKERKGVEERGMEPRKACELPPSAASPKDSVPPGSTADVNGVCINSIPTSSSEMADYLSKYTPIASQEQRQSYKNDFNAEYSEYRGLHARIEGITRQFTVLDSELKQLQQGTDKYKTIRNQILQEYHKIKKTNPNYSQEKNRCEYLHNKLAHIKKLIAEYDHQQLQSWH, from the exons AGCCTGTCTGTACAGCCATCGATCCGCTTTACTGGAAACCAAGGG aAAATTACAATACCACGACCAGAGAGCCCTCATGATCTTCAAACTTTTACCTTCTATCTGTCCAATGTTGGAAGGGATAATCCCCAAGGCAGCTTTGACTGCATTCAGCAGTATTTCAGCAG TGATGGGAGGATCCAGCTGGACTGCCTGGGTGGGATCCAGGACAAGATCACTGTGTGCGCCACTGATGACTCCTACCAGAAGGCCCGACAGAGCATGgcccaggtggaggaggagacacGCAGCCGTGGTGCCATTGTCATCAAACCGGGAGGGAGATATGTTG GCAAGAAGGTGCAGATCCGGAAGCCAGCCCCCGGCCTGTCAGACATTGCACCCTCGCGGCGATCCTCGCGGCCTGTCATCATCTCCAGCACCATGAAGAAGGGTGGGGCGACGGCAGCACAACAGAGGCCCTTGCGTGAACGCTTGGTGCACCTGCTGGCCCTCAAGCCCTACAAGAAGCCAGAGCTTATCCTGCGCCTGCAGAAGGATGGCCTCTCTCCCCAGGACAAGGACACACTGGACAGCCTCCTGCAACAG GTGGCAAACCTGAACGGTAGAGACAACACCTTCACGCTGAAGGACAGTGTTTTTAAGGAGGTGCAGAAGGACTGGCCTGGGTATACTGAAGGAGACCAGCAGCTTCTCAAAAGGATCCTTGTTCG GAAACTGTGTCAGTCCCAAACCGCACAGAGTATTCCAGGGGAAAATCCAGTCAGTCCTGGAAAAGAGGTGTCCAATTCATCTCCTTCACAG AAGCGGCCTGCTCCAGAATTCATAGATCCCTTAGCAAATAAGAAGCCAAGGATATCCCACCTAGCCATTAAGACTGCTGGGCCTATCAATGGCAAGCTGAGCTCTTCCAATGGGAAGGAAGTAGGTGGGGTTCAGTTGTCGGCTGGGGAAAGTACGACATCCAGCTCCCAGCTTCCAGTCCTGGAAATCCCGCGGCCGTTTGACCCGCTGTCTGATGTCAGCAACGACTCCAGCCACAATGGCCGGGATTGTGAGGGCCAGGAGGTAGCTGTGACGGACAGGCTGTGCCAGCCACCCATACCTCCTCCACCCAGTTTGAGCTCCTCTTCTCCGAGGCCTGGCCCTCTGGACCTTGCCGGACCATCAGAGGAAGTGGTTGCAGGCACGCTCCATGGCAAGTCCAAGAAGAAGTCCAAAAAGCACAAAGACAAGGAGAGGTCTAGGGAGAAGGAGCGGAAGGGTGTGGAAGAACGTGGCATGGAGCCCAGGAAGGCCTGTGAGCTTCCGCCTAGTGCTGCCAGCCCCAAGGACAGTGTTCCACCTGGAAGCACTGCAG atgtgAACGGGGTGTGCATCAATAGTATTCCTACGTCGTCATCGGAGATGGCTGACTATTTATC GAAATATACACCGATTGCATCACAGGAGCAACGGCAAAGCTACAAGAATGACTTCAATGCCGAGTACAGCGAGTACCGGGGCCTTCACGCCAGGATAGAGGGCATCACTCGCCAGTTCACTGTGCTGGACTCCGAGCTGAAACAGCTCCAGCAAGGCACAGACAAGTACAAG ACAATCCGTAATCAAATACTTCAAGAGTATCATAAGATTAAAAAG ACTAATCCAAACTATAGCCAAGAGAAGAACCGCTGTGAATACCTACACAACAAACTGGCACATATAAAGAAACTTATAGCAGAGTATGATCATCAGCAACTTCAAAGCTGGCACTag
- the ell gene encoding RNA polymerase II elongation factor ELL isoform X1, translating into MAALKEEQCYGLSCGRVSNGSNVSVFHVKLTDSALKAFESYQGSKSLSVQPSIRFTGNQGKITIPRPESPHDLQTFTFYLSNVGRDNPQGSFDCIQQYFSSSDGRIQLDCLGGIQDKITVCATDDSYQKARQSMAQVEEETRSRGAIVIKPGGRYVGKKVQIRKPAPGLSDIAPSRRSSRPVIISSTMKKGGATAAQQRPLRERLVHLLALKPYKKPELILRLQKDGLSPQDKDTLDSLLQQVANLNGRDNTFTLKDSVFKEVQKDWPGYTEGDQQLLKRILVRKLCQSQTAQSIPGENPVSPGKEVSNSSPSQKRPAPEFIDPLANKKPRISHLAIKTAGPINGKLSSSNGKEVGGVQLSAGESTTSSSQLPVLEIPRPFDPLSDVSNDSSHNGRDCEGQEVAVTDRLCQPPIPPPPSLSSSSPRPGPLDLAGPSEEVVAGTLHGKSKKKSKKHKDKERSREKERKGVEERGMEPRKACELPPSAASPKDSVPPGSTADVNGVCINSIPTSSSEMADYLSKYTPIASQEQRQSYKNDFNAEYSEYRGLHARIEGITRQFTVLDSELKQLQQGTDKYKTIRNQILQEYHKIKKTNPNYSQEKNRCEYLHNKLAHIKKLIAEYDHQQLQSWH; encoded by the exons AGCCTGTCTGTACAGCCATCGATCCGCTTTACTGGAAACCAAGGG aAAATTACAATACCACGACCAGAGAGCCCTCATGATCTTCAAACTTTTACCTTCTATCTGTCCAATGTTGGAAGGGATAATCCCCAAGGCAGCTTTGACTGCATTCAGCAGTATTTCAGCAG CAGTGATGGGAGGATCCAGCTGGACTGCCTGGGTGGGATCCAGGACAAGATCACTGTGTGCGCCACTGATGACTCCTACCAGAAGGCCCGACAGAGCATGgcccaggtggaggaggagacacGCAGCCGTGGTGCCATTGTCATCAAACCGGGAGGGAGATATGTTG GCAAGAAGGTGCAGATCCGGAAGCCAGCCCCCGGCCTGTCAGACATTGCACCCTCGCGGCGATCCTCGCGGCCTGTCATCATCTCCAGCACCATGAAGAAGGGTGGGGCGACGGCAGCACAACAGAGGCCCTTGCGTGAACGCTTGGTGCACCTGCTGGCCCTCAAGCCCTACAAGAAGCCAGAGCTTATCCTGCGCCTGCAGAAGGATGGCCTCTCTCCCCAGGACAAGGACACACTGGACAGCCTCCTGCAACAG GTGGCAAACCTGAACGGTAGAGACAACACCTTCACGCTGAAGGACAGTGTTTTTAAGGAGGTGCAGAAGGACTGGCCTGGGTATACTGAAGGAGACCAGCAGCTTCTCAAAAGGATCCTTGTTCG GAAACTGTGTCAGTCCCAAACCGCACAGAGTATTCCAGGGGAAAATCCAGTCAGTCCTGGAAAAGAGGTGTCCAATTCATCTCCTTCACAG AAGCGGCCTGCTCCAGAATTCATAGATCCCTTAGCAAATAAGAAGCCAAGGATATCCCACCTAGCCATTAAGACTGCTGGGCCTATCAATGGCAAGCTGAGCTCTTCCAATGGGAAGGAAGTAGGTGGGGTTCAGTTGTCGGCTGGGGAAAGTACGACATCCAGCTCCCAGCTTCCAGTCCTGGAAATCCCGCGGCCGTTTGACCCGCTGTCTGATGTCAGCAACGACTCCAGCCACAATGGCCGGGATTGTGAGGGCCAGGAGGTAGCTGTGACGGACAGGCTGTGCCAGCCACCCATACCTCCTCCACCCAGTTTGAGCTCCTCTTCTCCGAGGCCTGGCCCTCTGGACCTTGCCGGACCATCAGAGGAAGTGGTTGCAGGCACGCTCCATGGCAAGTCCAAGAAGAAGTCCAAAAAGCACAAAGACAAGGAGAGGTCTAGGGAGAAGGAGCGGAAGGGTGTGGAAGAACGTGGCATGGAGCCCAGGAAGGCCTGTGAGCTTCCGCCTAGTGCTGCCAGCCCCAAGGACAGTGTTCCACCTGGAAGCACTGCAG atgtgAACGGGGTGTGCATCAATAGTATTCCTACGTCGTCATCGGAGATGGCTGACTATTTATC GAAATATACACCGATTGCATCACAGGAGCAACGGCAAAGCTACAAGAATGACTTCAATGCCGAGTACAGCGAGTACCGGGGCCTTCACGCCAGGATAGAGGGCATCACTCGCCAGTTCACTGTGCTGGACTCCGAGCTGAAACAGCTCCAGCAAGGCACAGACAAGTACAAG ACAATCCGTAATCAAATACTTCAAGAGTATCATAAGATTAAAAAG ACTAATCCAAACTATAGCCAAGAGAAGAACCGCTGTGAATACCTACACAACAAACTGGCACATATAAAGAAACTTATAGCAGAGTATGATCATCAGCAACTTCAAAGCTGGCACTag